From a single Lolium rigidum isolate FL_2022 chromosome 7, APGP_CSIRO_Lrig_0.1, whole genome shotgun sequence genomic region:
- the LOC124673964 gene encoding probable serine/threonine-protein kinase WNK3 → MPEQASRDVAAARQRRHGHGHGVMDGAPQADDGSGVADPGGYAEVDPTGRYGRYSEILGKGSSKTVYRGFDEWQGIEVAWNQVRLHDFLLQSPADLERLYYEVHLLGALRHRAVMRLHSSWIDPRRRNLNFVTELFSSGTLRQYREKHRMVSMAAVKHWCRQILDGLAYLHAHDPPILHRDLKCDNIFVNGNQGQVKIGDLGLAATATAQHRVVVGTPEFMAPEVYGEAYDELADVYSFGMCVLEMLTIEYPYSECSNPVQIYNNVVSGIKPQALYRVKNLEARRFIDRCLAPASRRPAARELLHDLFLQVGGGGALASGDRNYDHVHLHQPSRQDKHGYSNGGSVTSNGLSTVDDDEDTAPSIERSSYCEEDEDDDADSRYGGIDLLFAEHEDDNVAGVDIKIRGRRMEDGGIFLRLRIADKDGTGLVRSIYFPFDTDADTALSVATEMVGELDIIDHEVTHIAGMIDGEIGALVPDWAAGPGLEDDEDEDGAPDAPRSAACCQNCRSSLSGGSLLDIMSSAAHRGCRCAELHGRFEEITFQQADEEQVHSEDSGCNSIEHP, encoded by the exons ATGCCCGAGCAAGCGAGCCGCGATGTGGCCGCAGCAAGGCAGAggaggcatggccatggccatggagtGATGGACGGAGCCCCGCAGGCTGATGACGGCAGCGGTGTCGCCGACCCAGGAGGGTATGCGGAGGTTGATCCCACTGGACGATATGGCAGG TACAGCGAGATTCTTGGCAAGGGCTCCTCAAAGACTGT GTACCGGGGGTTCGACGAGTGGCAGGGCATCGAGGTGGCGTGGAACCAGGTGCGCCTCCACGACTTCCTCCTGCAGAGCCCCGCCGACCTGGAGCGCCTCTACTACGAGGTCCACCTCCTCGGCGCCCTCCGCCATCGCGCCGTCATGCGCCTCCATTCTTCCTGGATCGACCCCCGCCGCCGCAACCTCAACTTCGTCACCGAGCtcttctcctccggcaccctccgcCA GTACAGGGAGAAGCACCGGATGGTGAGCATGGCGGCGGTGAAGCACTGGTGCCGGCAGATCCTCGACGGCCTGGCGTACCTGCACGCCCACGACCCGCCCATCCTCCACCGGGACCTCAAGTGCGACAACATCTTCGTCAACGGCAACCAGGGCCAGGTCAAGATCGGCGACCTCGGCCTCGCAGCCACCGCCACGGCCCAGCACCGCGTCGTCGTCGGCACGCCGGAGTTCATGGCGCCGGAGGTGTACGGAGAGGCCTACGACGAGCTCGCCGACGTCTACTCCTTCGGGATGTGCGTCCTCGAGATGCTCACAATCGAGTACCCCTACAGCGAGTGCTCCAACCCCGTCCAAATCTACAACAATGTCGTCTCC GGAATAAAGCCTCAAGCTTTGTACAGGGTGAAAAACCTGGAGGCAAGGCGGTTCATCGATAGGTGCCTGGCCCCGGCGTCCCGGAGGCCTGCCGCGAGGGAGCTGCTCCATGATCTTTTCTTGCaggttggaggcggcggcgccctcgCTTCAGGGGATCGAAATTACGATCATGTGCACCTGCACCAGCCTTCTCGCCAGGACAAGCATGGCTACAGCAATGGCGGATCCGTGACGAGCAACGGGTTATcgaccgtcgacgacgacgaggacacgGCGCCGTCGATAGAAAGATCGTCGTATtgcgaagaggatgaggacgacgacgccgacagTAGGTACGGTGGCATCGACCTGTTGTTCGCCGAGCACGAAGACGATAACGTTGCTGGCGTGGACATAAAGATCAGAGGGAGGAGAATGGAGGACGGAGGCATCTTCCTTCGACTCCGCATCGCCGACAAAGACGGCACAG GTCTCGTTCGGAGCATCTATTTCCCTTTCGACACCGACGCCGACACGGCTCTGAGTGTGGCGACGGAGATGGTTGGGGAGCTGGACATCATCGACCACGAGGTGACCCACATCGCCGGCATGATCGACGGCGAGATCGGCGCTCTGGTGCCAGACTGGGCTGCGGGTCCAGGCCtggaagacgacgaagacgaagatGGCGCCCCGGACGCGCCGAGAAGCGCCGCATGCTGCCAGAACTGCCGATCGTCGTTGTCCGGCGGCTCGCTCCTCGACATCATGTCCTCGGCCGCACACCGTGGCTGCCGGTGCGCTGAGCTGCACGGCCGGTTCGAGGAGATCACGTTCCAGCAAGCCGACGAAGAGCAGGTGCATTCGGAGGATTCAGGATGCAACTCGATTGAGCATCCCTGA